From a region of the Mycobacterium intracellulare ATCC 13950 genome:
- a CDS encoding SecDF P1 head subdomain-containing protein: MSPRRVRVINAVARLGSIGLVAALAGGCHQAHKPAPPSPPTTSTSAPSAAPPAPPAPAPIVKVAPLPVRPVTKSHPTTPATKCPDMGPNVPVAPTDPLNTCDLARANVYTLGPETMQLGLIHVDPPQALTADFYQVTLVLDPPSAAAWASFTAEHVKDHVAFIRDNLVLEAPIIEEQVTSGRIVLTTQTAEGAAQLAQLAGRPA; encoded by the coding sequence ATGAGCCCCCGTCGAGTTCGCGTGATCAATGCCGTTGCCCGGCTTGGGTCCATCGGTCTGGTTGCCGCGCTGGCCGGTGGCTGCCACCAGGCGCACAAGCCCGCGCCACCCAGCCCGCCGACCACCAGCACGTCCGCCCCGTCTGCCGCGCCGCCCGCGCCGCCCGCGCCGGCGCCGATTGTGAAGGTGGCGCCGCTGCCCGTTCGGCCGGTGACGAAGTCACACCCGACGACGCCCGCCACCAAGTGCCCCGACATGGGTCCGAACGTCCCGGTGGCCCCGACCGACCCCCTCAACACGTGCGACCTCGCCCGGGCCAACGTGTACACCCTGGGCCCGGAAACCATGCAGCTCGGGCTGATACACGTGGACCCGCCCCAGGCCCTGACGGCCGACTTTTACCAGGTGACCCTGGTGCTCGACCCGCCGTCGGCGGCGGCGTGGGCGTCGTTCACCGCCGAGCACGTCAAAGACCACGTGGCCTTCATCCGGGACAATCTGGTGCTGGAAGCACCGATCATCGAGGAACAGGTCACCTCCGGACGGATCGTGCTGACCACCCAAACGGCCGAGGGCGCAGCGCAATTGGCCCAGCTGGCGGGTCGTCCCGCGTGA
- a CDS encoding sugar phosphate isomerase/epimerase family protein: protein MTAPGRPDRLALGMLSVFGLPPIEFVELAAELGCPRISAAIQGMPLVPLGYPAFSLKDDAALRKDLLAAMDDRGVTISLGDGFLVRPGADVDALRPDLDVMAELGVPRINVVSLDPDLPRTLDQFAALTELAAQRGIGTVVEPVPGLTIGDLPAGLAAAEYVGRSEFGLLVDTMHLMRSGSGASELAAVDPGRIGYAQLNDTTLRPRMDNYLEEAMFERLVPGEGDLPLRDILAALPADIVIEIEVPQRSLALAGVSPIERLRPCVEAARRLLAGVQTG, encoded by the coding sequence GTGACCGCGCCGGGGCGTCCCGATCGCCTCGCGCTCGGCATGCTCAGCGTGTTCGGCCTTCCCCCAATCGAGTTCGTGGAGCTGGCCGCGGAGCTAGGCTGCCCCCGCATCTCGGCCGCCATCCAGGGCATGCCGCTGGTGCCACTCGGCTACCCTGCCTTCTCCCTCAAGGACGACGCCGCGCTCAGGAAGGATCTGCTCGCCGCGATGGACGATCGCGGCGTAACCATCTCGCTCGGCGACGGATTCCTCGTGCGCCCCGGCGCCGACGTGGACGCGCTGCGGCCCGACCTCGACGTGATGGCCGAACTCGGCGTCCCGCGGATCAACGTGGTGAGCCTCGACCCCGACCTTCCGCGCACCCTCGACCAGTTCGCGGCGCTGACCGAACTTGCCGCCCAGCGCGGCATCGGTACCGTCGTGGAACCGGTGCCCGGACTGACCATCGGTGACCTCCCCGCCGGCCTGGCCGCCGCGGAATACGTTGGGCGAAGCGAATTCGGGCTGCTGGTCGACACCATGCACCTGATGCGCTCGGGTTCCGGGGCGAGCGAGCTGGCGGCCGTCGACCCCGGGCGCATCGGCTATGCCCAACTCAACGACACGACGCTGCGGCCGCGCATGGACAACTACCTGGAGGAGGCCATGTTCGAGCGCCTGGTGCCCGGCGAGGGCGACCTGCCCCTGCGCGACATCCTGGCCGCGCTGCCCGCCGACATCGTCATCGAGATCGAGGTCCCGCAACGATCTTTGGCGCTTGCCGGGGTGAGCCCGATCGAACGGCTGCGCCCCTGCGTCGAGGCGGCACGCCGGCTGCTGGCCGGCGTTCAGACCGGATAG
- a CDS encoding Gfo/Idh/MocA family protein, which translates to MTAPKRENPLRIGILGAARIAPMALINPAKENADVVVAAVAARDVTRARAFAAQHGIATVHGDYDALIADPGIDAIYNPLPNGLHGRWTRAALAAGKHVLCEKPFTANAIEAREIAELADGSDRVVMEAFHYRYHPLTLRAEDIIASGELGTLERVEAALCFPLPKFSDIRYDYSLAGGATMDAGCYAVHMARTFGGRSPEVVSARATLRDARVDRAMAAELRFPAGHTGRVRCSMWSPRLLQISARVIGERGELRIVNPVMPQAFHRLSVRSAKGRRTEHFGRRASYAYQLDAFAAAVLRGAPIKTTPHDAIDNMTVIDAIYSAAGLPLRYPV; encoded by the coding sequence ATGACGGCGCCAAAGCGCGAAAACCCGTTGCGGATCGGCATTTTGGGGGCGGCGCGCATTGCGCCGATGGCGTTGATCAACCCCGCCAAGGAGAATGCGGACGTCGTCGTCGCCGCCGTGGCCGCCCGCGACGTGACCCGCGCGCGGGCCTTCGCCGCGCAACACGGCATCGCGACCGTGCACGGCGATTATGACGCGCTGATTGCCGACCCGGGCATCGACGCGATCTACAACCCGCTGCCCAATGGTCTGCACGGCCGGTGGACCAGGGCGGCGCTGGCCGCGGGCAAGCACGTGCTGTGCGAAAAGCCGTTCACCGCCAACGCGATCGAGGCCCGCGAGATCGCCGAACTGGCGGACGGATCGGATCGCGTGGTGATGGAGGCCTTTCATTATCGCTACCACCCGCTGACCCTGCGGGCCGAGGACATCATCGCCTCCGGGGAGTTGGGCACGCTCGAACGCGTGGAGGCGGCGCTGTGCTTCCCGCTGCCGAAGTTCTCCGACATCCGCTACGACTACTCGCTCGCCGGCGGTGCCACCATGGATGCCGGCTGCTACGCGGTTCATATGGCGCGCACGTTCGGCGGCCGGTCCCCGGAAGTCGTGTCCGCTCGCGCCACGTTGCGTGACGCGCGCGTCGACCGGGCCATGGCGGCCGAGCTGCGGTTTCCGGCCGGCCACACCGGCCGGGTGCGCTGCTCGATGTGGTCGCCGCGCTTACTGCAGATCAGCGCCCGGGTGATCGGTGAACGCGGCGAGTTGCGCATCGTGAATCCCGTGATGCCGCAGGCATTTCACCGCCTCTCGGTCCGGTCGGCGAAGGGCAGACGCACCGAACACTTCGGCCGCCGCGCCTCCTACGCCTATCAGCTGGATGCCTTCGCCGCGGCGGTGCTGCGCGGCGCGCCGATCAAGACGACCCCGCACGACGCGATCGACAACATGACCGTGATCGACGCGATCTATTCGGCCGCCGGTCTTCCGCTGCGCTATCCGGTCTGA
- a CDS encoding FAD-dependent oxidoreductase produces MVETTTCAVVGGGPAGMVLGLLLARAGVEVTLLEKHGDFLRDFRGDTVHPTTLRLLDELGLGERFARLPFSKLRRGTFESNGHSVTYLDFERLRQPHRYIAMVPQWDLLNLLAEAARAEPSFTLRMRSEVTGLLRDGGRVVGVRYDGPDGPGELRAELTVACDGRWSIVRQEAGLTAHEYPVNFDVWWFKLPRDGAADHSFLPRIGSGKALAVIPREGYNQIAYLGPKGGDAQLRARGVEAFRRDVGALLPDMPESVAALESMDEVKHLDVRVNRLRRWHTDGLLCIGDAAHAMSPLGGVGINLAIQDAVAAATLLAEPLRRHRVTGRDLAAVRRRRAVATVLTQAGQRVLQAALVRAVFRGADPSPPRWVLGVVRRLPWLSVVPAYFVGVGIRPEHAPGFAARRPPGAAP; encoded by the coding sequence ATGGTCGAAACAACCACCTGCGCGGTCGTCGGCGGTGGCCCGGCGGGAATGGTCCTCGGGCTGTTGCTGGCCCGGGCCGGTGTCGAGGTCACCCTGCTGGAAAAGCACGGTGACTTCCTGCGCGATTTTCGCGGCGACACCGTGCATCCCACGACGCTGCGGCTGCTCGACGAGCTGGGCCTGGGGGAGCGGTTCGCGCGATTGCCGTTCAGCAAACTCCGCCGGGGCACCTTCGAATCCAACGGGCACTCGGTCACCTACCTCGACTTCGAACGGCTCCGCCAACCCCATCGCTACATCGCCATGGTCCCGCAATGGGACCTGCTCAACCTGCTCGCCGAGGCGGCCCGGGCCGAACCGAGTTTCACCCTGCGGATGCGCAGCGAGGTCACCGGCCTGCTGCGCGACGGCGGCCGGGTCGTGGGCGTGCGCTACGACGGACCCGACGGGCCGGGCGAACTCAGGGCCGAGTTGACGGTGGCCTGCGACGGCCGCTGGTCGATCGTGCGGCAGGAGGCCGGACTCACCGCCCACGAATACCCGGTGAACTTCGACGTGTGGTGGTTCAAGCTGCCACGCGACGGCGCCGCGGACCACTCGTTCCTGCCGCGCATCGGGTCGGGCAAGGCGCTGGCCGTCATCCCGCGCGAGGGCTACAACCAGATCGCCTACCTGGGGCCCAAGGGCGGCGACGCCCAACTGCGCGCGCGGGGGGTCGAGGCCTTCCGCCGCGACGTGGGTGCGCTGCTGCCCGACATGCCCGAGTCGGTGGCGGCGCTCGAATCCATGGACGAGGTCAAGCACCTCGACGTGCGCGTGAATCGGCTGCGCCGCTGGCACACCGACGGGTTGCTGTGCATCGGCGACGCCGCGCACGCGATGTCGCCGCTCGGCGGTGTCGGCATCAACCTGGCGATCCAGGACGCCGTCGCGGCCGCCACCCTGCTGGCCGAACCGCTGCGCCGGCACCGGGTCACCGGCCGCGACCTGGCCGCTGTGCGCCGCCGCCGCGCCGTTGCCACCGTTTTGACCCAGGCGGGCCAGCGCGTGCTGCAGGCCGCGCTGGTGCGGGCGGTGTTTCGCGGCGCGGATCCCAGCCCGCCGCGGTGGGTTCTCGGCGTCGTCCGGCGACTGCCGTGGCTCTCGGTCGTGCCGGCCTACTTCGTCGGAGTGGGGATCCGGCCCGAGCATGCGCCGGGCTTCGCCGCCCGCCGGCCGCCCGGTGCGGCACCATGA